The Pseudobacteriovorax antillogorgiicola genome has a segment encoding these proteins:
- a CDS encoding BMP family ABC transporter substrate-binding protein — translation MDKYVMYSIGIAIFLIGCTELPSEEVRTKVALVTDVGSVDDQTFNQYAFEGLERARSEFNLQIDYKEAELEVDENGEEVANYLENINIFADLGYELIITVGFAMGDDTKEAALSHPDTKFAVIDSYPTNDDGSAIENLQGILFKEQEVGYIAGVLAGKFVIENNQDRVGFLGGVAIPPVKKFGNGFYKGVKSVCADCKYSCQYVFDFANISAGETAAQEIIAEGAYVLFGAGGLTGSSGIKKAASLGSYVIGVDQDEFYTTFNSGAVTGAELLLTSATKDVAVGVVNTVKTFVEGNFTGEAVTYGFQDEGLGSGVALAPYHAALESLSEDIKASVIEVEEGLRGGTIDTGVDGSSGDIVNPTTGEGDESLNPSECTNIYPS, via the coding sequence ATGGATAAGTACGTTATGTATTCCATTGGGATTGCGATCTTTTTAATCGGTTGCACCGAGCTACCGTCCGAGGAGGTAAGAACTAAAGTAGCTCTTGTTACTGACGTTGGTTCTGTTGATGACCAGACCTTCAATCAGTATGCCTTTGAAGGATTAGAACGGGCTAGAAGTGAGTTCAACTTACAGATCGACTATAAAGAGGCAGAGCTTGAGGTTGATGAAAATGGAGAGGAAGTTGCAAACTACCTTGAAAACATAAATATATTTGCAGACCTCGGATATGAACTAATTATTACCGTCGGATTCGCAATGGGAGACGATACCAAAGAAGCGGCACTTAGCCATCCTGATACGAAGTTTGCAGTCATAGATTCCTATCCAACGAATGATGATGGGTCGGCAATTGAAAACCTTCAAGGGATATTGTTCAAGGAACAAGAAGTCGGTTACATTGCTGGGGTTCTAGCAGGGAAATTTGTAATAGAAAATAACCAAGATAGAGTGGGCTTTTTGGGTGGCGTTGCTATCCCCCCGGTAAAAAAGTTTGGTAATGGATTCTATAAAGGCGTGAAGTCTGTGTGCGCTGACTGCAAATATAGCTGCCAATATGTTTTCGATTTTGCGAACATATCAGCTGGAGAGACTGCAGCCCAAGAAATCATTGCTGAAGGTGCATACGTGCTCTTCGGTGCTGGAGGCTTAACGGGCTCATCAGGAATCAAAAAAGCAGCTTCTCTTGGAAGTTATGTTATTGGAGTTGATCAAGATGAATTCTATACGACTTTTAACAGTGGAGCTGTAACGGGCGCGGAGCTTCTATTGACTAGTGCGACGAAGGACGTAGCTGTGGGTGTCGTGAATACTGTCAAGACATTTGTCGAAGGCAACTTTACAGGTGAGGCTGTTACATATGGATTCCAGGACGAAGGTTTAGGGTCTGGTGTTGCGCTTGCACCCTATCACGCTGCACTTGAAAGTCTAAGTGAAGATATAAAAGCTAGTGTTATTGAAGTTGAAGAAGGTTTGAGAGGCGGAACGATAGATACTGGAGTTGACGGTTCATCTGGAGATATTGTCAATCCAACTACTGGTGAAGGTGACGAAAGCTTAAATCCATCGGAATGTACGAACATTTATCCATCATGA